Proteins from a genomic interval of Cydia amplana chromosome 8, ilCydAmpl1.1, whole genome shotgun sequence:
- the LOC134650416 gene encoding MAP kinase-interacting serine/threonine-protein kinase 1-like → MVKKISEESVDSGVGRCSSQSSSERESDESPRCTEPSAPVPIPDSEDLQRRKEEARRKRRRKKRSGSSVVTSCFQDLYKLTGEVLGEGAYASVQTCVNIYTGQEFAVKIIDKVPGHARARVFREVETFHYCQGHPNIIQLIEFFEDTDKFYLVFEKINGGQLLSRIQEHHYFSEPQAAEIVREIANALHFLHGKGVAHRDLKPENILCVHTDRLCPVKICDFDLGSGISFTSTLAGPLATPQLMTPVGSAEFMAPEVVSLFAGSAATHYDKRCDLWSLGVIAYILLCGYPPFRADCGADCGWERGENCRACQDLLFTSIQEGRYTFPEEEWAHISCEAKDLIRQLLVREARRRLSAERVLQHPWLRRAGHGDHYPPLQTPINIKRNMSARNLSNFAESAMAVNRVIQQHFSMNYSYLEPSAPLRSSKSCQPWPCRAPAPLGLSPPADSQLLRRRMQDALAH, encoded by the exons ATGGTGAAGAAAATTTCAGAAGAGAGTGTAGATAGCG GCGTAGGCCGTTGCAGCAGTCagtcgtcgagcgagcgcgaGTCCGACGAGAGTCCGCGATGCACGGAGCCGTCGGCCCCCGTTCCCATACCTGACAGCGAGGATCTGCAACGGCGCAAGGAGGAGGCGCGAAGGAAGCGCCGGAGGAAGAAGCGCTCTGGAAGCTCGGTGGTCACATCGTGTTTTCAAG ACCTGTACAAGCTCACGGGCGAGGTATTGGGCGAGGGTGCGTACGCCTCGGTGCAGACTTGCGTGAACATCTACACTGGGCAGGAGTTCGCTGTCAAGATCATCGACAAAGTGCCGGGGCACGCCCGCGCCCGGGTGTTCCGCGAGGTGGAGACCTTCCACTACTGCCAGGGACACCCAAACATAATCCAGCTCATTGAATTCTTTGAGGACACCGACAAGTTTTACCTTGTCTTTGAGAAG ATCAACGGTGGCCAGCTCCTATCCCGGATCCAAGAGCACCACTACTTTTCGGAGCCGCAGGCGGCCGAGATAGTCCGCGAGATCGCGAACGCCCTGCACTTCCTGCACGGCAAGGGCGTGGCGCACCGCGACCTCAAGCCGGAGAACATCCTGTGCGTGCACACGGACCGGCTGTGCCCCGTCAAGATCTGCGACTTTGACCTAGGCAGCGGCATCAGCTTCACGTCCACCCTCGCGGGCCCGCTGGCCACGCCGCAGCTCATGACACCG GTGGGCAGCGCGGAATTCATGGCCCCCGAGGTGGTGTCACTGTTCGCGGGCTCGGCGGCGACGCACTACGACAAGCGCTGCGACCTGTGGTCGCTCGGCGTGATCGCGTACATCCTGCTGTGCGGGTACCCGCCGTTCCGCGCGGACTGCGGCGCAGACTGCGGCTGGGAGCGCGGCGAGAACTGCCGCGCCTGCCAGGACCTCCTGTTCACTTCCATACAG GAGGGGCGGTACACGTTCCCCGAGGAGGAGTGGGCGCACATCAGCTGCGAGGCGAAGGACCTGATCCGGCAGCTGCTGGTGCGCGAGGCGCGGCGCCGGCTCAGCGCCGAGCGCGTGCTGCAGCACCCCTGGCTGCGCCGCGCCGGCCACGGCGACCACTACCCGCCGCTGCAGACGCCGatcaacattaaacg CAACATGTCGGCGCGCAACCTGTCCAACTTCGCCGAGTCCGCCATGGCGGTGAACCGCGTGATCCAGCAGCACTTCTCGATGAACTACTCGTACCTGGAGCCGAGTGCGCCGCTGCGGTCCAGCAAGTCGTGCCAGCCCTGGCCGTgccgcgcgcccgcgccgctcGGCCTCTCGCCGCCCGCAGACAGCCAGCTGCTGCGCCGGCGCATGCAGGACGCGCTGGCCCACTAG